The Manis pentadactyla isolate mManPen7 chromosome 12, mManPen7.hap1, whole genome shotgun sequence genome contains the following window.
GTCCCGGCCCTGCCCCCGCCATCCTGGGTAGCTCCTGACCCACTAGGGTCGGCCAAGCTCCAGTCACAGGCGCCAGAGGTCGAAGAACCGGGGGAAGCGGAGCGGCAGCGAGCCCTGGTGCTCAGCGTGCACCTACCCCAGCGGGCCCCGCAGGGAAGGCGGGGCTCTCGGGGGAGGCGAGTCTCACGGCTAAAGCTGAAGACCGCTTCCCTCCCACTTCCTCGGCTTCCCTGCTGAGGCCGGGCGGGGCGCCGCTCGTCCGGGGCGGGCAGTCTCAGGGGTCTGCGCCACCCCACTCTCGCCGCTGCACTCCTCGTCCCGCCCGCCCGACGACCTCGCACATCCACGTTTCTGCGCGGGCACGAGTTTCGCGTGCATCCGAGACGGAGAACTCCCGGATCGGTGGCTCCCGTGAAGcccgcctccagaactgtgtgtgaGGCTTTTCTGGGAGGTGCGCAGGTGCCCTCCAGATCAGGGCCGGGTCCtcggtgggcagggaaggaagggtccTGGGTGTCCTGTCTCCGTCCGCGCCCTCCTGGTTTCGGCCCTGGATCGGCCACGTCCCCAGCGGTGACAGCATGGAAGTACATCGCGCTCCCCCGGGGGGCGCTGTACCCGGCTTACTCACCCcgggcctcctcccccagcacccaaCCCATCAGAGTCTCTTGCCAGCATTAGCCTTGGGCGCCACCCGCCCCCGGTCGGACGCCTTTTGTAGtttcccatctccccagcacGGGCAAGGCCCGCCATCTTTGAGGCCCTGCGTGGCTCTCAAACTTGTTACTCgactctctcccctccacctcactcccttacctttgcccccactttgcccttctctccctttgttcccaacttctcttcactttcattctcaactcacacctcacctcctccaagaagactTCCCTGATTCCCCGGAGATTGGGTGGCCGTGCATCTGTGCCCCAGAAAGAAGGGTCCTCACCTGTCTTATTCACGCTGTGAGGTTCCCACCTCTTCTTAGCAGAGTGTTGCAGCCTAGATTGTGCACAGCACcccccccccaaaaccccacGTTCAGATATTGAAACCCTAACACACAGGACCACAGGAGAGAGTGGAGGTAGAGTGTTTCACAAGATAATGAAGTTCAGATGAGGCCatttgggtgggccctaatccagtatgactggtatccttctaagattaggacacacacacacacacacacacacacacatgcacacagagggaaaaccttgtgagggaagacggccatctacatctacatgcccaggagagaggcctcagcagacaccctgaccttgggcttccagcctccaggaccaggAGACAATACATTTGTTGGTTAAGTCGCCAGGAACGTAGCactgtgttatggcagcctgagcagactgataCACCCAGTGAAGGCTCTGATAAGTCCTGCAGTTAGGAGCCCCTGCGACTGCCCTGGGAATGGGGCAGAGGATGAGCAGAGAGAGTTCTCACTCTCCAAGTGGGAACTGGGTATGGTTTGCTGTGTGACTGTCCTCACACAAACGCAGGCTGTGaacccaggagctggagaagacccTCAGACGGTAtggccccaggcctgctgaggcagttcctagagggcttgggggtggtgggcgtgcagggcagttctgcttgttcataatactcagtagcccatgggagcagccaagggctgctgggccccacccagcatcAGCTTTCCTGCACCGTTTATGTCGtctgcaaagcagctgccattagTGGCCCCATCTTCTGGATGGGGATCCCAGCAGGTCGGCTGGCCGAGGCCTTTCAGCTGATCAGTGCTGGAGGCAATATTCAAACCTGGGCCCAAGTTCTTAACCTCCACTGGGGCTTAACGTGCCCGCTGGCAGAACAACAGGGTGCGGTGGGGCCTGAGGCACGGGCCGGGGGCAGGGGAATGGGACTCCTGGGAGGCGGGCCCCACCAGCCCCCTCAGAAGGAAAGTGAGGTGGGCGGAGCCTGGAGAGAGCCGCCAGCGGTTTATTTCTCTGGCGGAGCTGGGGGGGCTCAGGGTAGAGGAAAGTCGTCCAGCTTCTGGCCCAGCATCTTGAGGTCATCCAGGAAGCGTGTCGGAGTGAGGACGTGCGAGCACCCTGGGCAGGAGccgaggggtggggaggtggggtcacTGCCTGGGGACCCTCCAACCGGGGTCCCTGGGAACTCCGGAATTGACTGTGGGGACGCAGGAGTCTAGACCCCTTAGAAACGCCCAGGCAGGAGTTGGTGTCACGGCGGGAGGCCAGCTGCACGAAGGGGAACAGCCTCCACACGGTGGGGCGGCTCGCCTCTGTCCaacgggccacgagcagagggcaCGACCCAGCACGAAGGTGGCCAGGTGCGCCGCAGCTACATACGGGTCCTTGAGGAGGCAGCGGCAGCCCGGGGAGCTGCCCGAGGCGGCCgacggaggaggtgccagagcagctgccccagcagaggctccggaggagcagcaagcagactggggtcctggggcgccaggggccgcctgcccggaggggaagcagctctcctccacatgcagccaggacaccggcagggccgcgggcccgatgacagcagctacagggccacacacaggtgatcagaagaggcaggtcatccggggttccccccattatcctgcttccaccccgtccccactgccctctgggctccgggccctgtgccctctgcggagggtcctgtcaatcaccagcacccggggggtccctgtctcgggaaggctcctgagcgtcacccactcacagaggaggaggctgggtcgcAGAGGGGAAGGGAACCACCCTTCAGCCTGACAGGCCTGGTCGGCagtggagctgggaccccagccgcacccgtctttaggacgcccccacacccagcatggcccgaagcttccctgaggctggggaacagcccaccccctcccgatcgccccagcccagaaactcacctggccctggccaggacgtttaaacgtgggacctgtataactgtaacactcccttattgccgggcccctggcctgggggctccagctggcaggacagggtgtagctgcaggacagagggacacctgtgagcccctggggccacatggcagggggcccttctcccagagcctgcgggcagctgcagcccacaccccactcctggcagcctcacctctgctcctcatccaggAGCTCCACTGTctggagaaaggactggaagCGCTCATTGGGCTCCAGGTCATACAGTCTGGCCACACGCTTGTGCATCATGATCTGATATAGGATGTTagtgacctggggcagaggaaggacaggatgcagacgaggaggggggtgaggagtgggggcACTGGGGTGACCCTGGATCTTTGCTCACACAGGAACCCACCTTCcttccaatgccatccagccctgcctgttcccactgttgggtctccagctcctcctccaggaaggcggccttgatgccacccccaccccccacctgacaaagcctttagtgtcctcagctctgcatgtCTCAACTCTTGTCAAGACACGTTAGAACCAGGGGATGGGCCAGAcagggtcctgcccagggggtctGGACTCCATCCCTCACCTTTGCTGGCTGGGCACTAGATGCTCTCTCTCTCATCCCATCACCCTGGAAGGCAGCAAGGCAGCCAAAGTACATTggaaacagccccctgagcccagaaggaggccggaacgtccccaccctttctcaaggtggaggaccgccagggccctccaagggacAGGACTGCCCAGAAACAGCGCCTGGACCTGGCCCAGGctcggggctaccgagaagcggggactgcaccggggagctgaggcctcaggcgggaaggcactgccagccccctgatgtacttcctgccctgaaggagcagcatccctccccctgggcagggcctgagggggagaccagtcctgcccagatgctgccccctggagccctcagccccacctgccctggggccaggaccggggcttaggtgggtccttctggcagtcctctccaagaagcccaggtcctggggtggaggggagactcTCAGGAATGGGGGAGGCCCGGTGCTGAGAGGTCCGGGCTCACTGAGGCTGTCTCCTCCCTAAAGCTCACCTTCCTGCCCCCCTACtccgtgcccctctgggctcactcacgtcCTCATCATGTTCCGGGAGCTGGTCTGCGAGCAAGTCATCCAGAAACACTCCAAGGAACGGTACCATGCCCTGTGccaccggggtggggaggagatgaGTCCCCACCTGCttcaggggcgcccacagagcctcccctgaaccccacacccacagcccccagctcccttggaacACCCTGTgatgcctccccacctcccttcgcCCTGTTCTCCCCTCCCGGCCCCCCCCCAGGGCTGGCTTTCAGTCAACCCCGGGTCCTGTGgtccctgctcctgtcctccaacttctccctgtacccagctgctctcaccctcctcctggtcaccccagtgccggcagctcagggctggtggcaccaggagcaggtACAGGGTCACCCCCACCACCCGTGACCCGCGACACGCCTCTCTCACCTGCTTCTTCATATCCTGGGATGCCCTGAGGGCCCACAGCTGTTGCTTCACGATGGCCCTCGCCTCCTGCAGGGTGCACgacactcaggtgctcatgctcccctcccacgaggcctcccagagccagaccgtggtggatggatgccttgcccgagccccctggcacctacgctgtccccacctccagcaggctctcggcctagagcgaccccagctccagcacacactcatacTCGTGGGGGTCCTTGGGCAACGGCCGccgccctgagagggtcaggggaggtccctctgcctcccagggtgccctgagccctcactgtcagctggctatcagcacggctcccctcacatgactgtGGGGGGCACAAAGCTGAAGCCTATCTTGTGTTCTGTGGGCCCTGCTCACCTGGGAGACCCGCACCCCAGGGTGACGGCAaccctccatgtgcacatgaggagcCCGCGGCCACAGAGGGGCGGTGACAGGCTCAGAGGACCAGGGGACAAGCCGACCTTGCTCGGccacaggccccacccctgctgccgaccccacgccagccccagccctgacagGGGTTTGTcccctgggtcctcactggatgccaggcctgcagtcaagtggagccagggagggagacagacgaggCCCTCGGGGGCCTGGGGGACCCTACTTTCCCCATCAGCTTCCCCTAACCACCCCACACACCTCAAGTCTGCCCCCAGGCTGGGCCACTGCGCGGCAGAGGACTTgcccaaggacccctcccttccacACCTCCAGCCCCCATTTACCTCGAGGAGCTGCTTCCTGTTAACTCCCTTGTCcgtctttttaagttttttgtagaTCCAGGAACTCTccctaaggggaggggagaggaggagggacacatgtggccagcaggtggagagtttgggggccgaccccttttcctggggatcctaaaggcccactagcccgcagaaggctttccaccacggccctgaGCCGCGGGGAATCCGTGGCCTGTGGAGGGGGCTTCATGTTTCCACCCatggcctccattcccagttctccccgGGGGCGAATGTGCCttgggccaggtcgctgtccttggggcagagacctcctgctgcagagcgcaagctcaagatctccagtgggcttcaacccacacctgacattgcgggaaactgattcctgcaggtgtacccgtggcctaacccacaggggctccaagagcccgccatccctgtccttaggctctgccgcctcccgggaagtcccagcccactgagggacactgccagacctaggggtgtccctgtccactcaggtgccctggtcccAGGGACAGGCCTACCCACCAGGACACATGTCTCCAGGTGCTGTCCAGATGACGAATAGCAGGGCGCTGCAGGGCCGAGACAATGGCATGGAGGGCAGCGTGGTTCCTGAGGTACCagcactcctgggagggaagacagagctgagagcgtggcctgcttctctgcttctgtccccccatgaactcctgtccttaagggggcagacacccagggagcgcagcacacctggtacctggtgagcagccctcctgggtggaggactgtagctcaacccaaggaaggggccagggatggctgtcacCCCCACCagggcctgcgagtccaggtccacacggccctggcaggaggggcccagggactgtGCAGCGCAGACCGCAGGCACCCACCCTGAGAGCTGGCCAAGGAGGGGAGCAGGTCCCAAGAGgccaggatggaccccagggGCCGTCCCATGACTCACCTCGGCCACccggatccagaactccaccactcgtgccctgtcctgggccgtcaTGCTCGGGGTCCCAAGGCAGGAGGTGGTGACCAACCTAACTGTAGCTTCAatctgctccatgaccttatggATGGTGGGAGCTATGTGCTCAATGGTTCCTGTTTGTGGTTGCTGCCAAAGGTAGGCTTGGCATTCAGAATGGCGCACCTTCATGAACAGCTCCTGGGGATGAGAAGCAGGGGTCATCCAGCTATGCCCCTGTGCCAGGCAGTCACCAGTCAGACCtcaggccctggcagcacctccctgagcacccctgccctgccctgcccctccctgcccggccaggccctgcccaccttccctccgctcctcctcattggtctgcaaggatccctaaggGCCGGCCCTACTGTCCCCGTGTGGACATtgagggcttgggggtgaggagattctctcagggcacatggtgagtccgtggggaagctgggacgtgggcccacATCACAGGAGACCACGTCAGGGgagggcaggtctggggcagcccgtgacacagggaaggcccacgcCCGACCCCGAGAGCCCGCTCCACTCACCGCACACATCAGGGTCAGCTGTTCGGCGGGCAAACACCAGGATGGGCGGCTCCTCCTTCATCCACATGTCCTGGGTGCTCATGGCACAGGGCCTGGTGGATTCCAGACCCACGTCTGGCTCTCCCTGGCCTGATGCCATTCCAGCAGGTGCTCTGGGCCCCGGGCCCCAGGGATCATGGCGCTCCAGCTTGGggcctgagaccactcctgggatgtcccaggtgcttgcagcacaggggctggtgggatCCAGGCCCATGTCTGGCTCTCCCTGGCCTGATGCCATTCCAGCAggtgccctgggccctgggcccgaGGGATCATGGGGCTCCATCTCGGGGCCTGAGAGCACCCCTGGGATGTCCCAGGTGCTTgcggcacaggggctggtgggttCCAGGCCCAGGTCTGGCTCTCCCTGGCCTGATGCCATTCCAGCAggtgccctgggccctgggcccgaGGGATCATGGGGCTCCATCTCAGGGCCTGAGAGCACCCCTGGGATGTCCCAGGTGCTCACAGCTAGCACCGggactgaggccactgctgggacatcctccggctctgcagggactGAAGCACGTGACGCCGGCTGTAGCTCCAGCACAGggctctcagggagctcctgaacTGGCTGTAGATAGTGGTGGCACAAGAGGTACCAGGCGTGCCACCTCGGTCTCCTCTGACGTAgtgctggagcaggacacagagaaagggtcaccccggGCCTGATTACCCCCACACCTTACCAAGGACAGAAAAGACCTCATGGCCTTGCAGGGAATTTCAgcccgggaagcccaccctggaTGGTCCCCTGGCCATAGCCCCTcaccttgcagctctgccaccgtgggccacAGGTACatctcctggaccaagtggtggtgGACTTGGCCCTCCAGGGTAGAT
Protein-coding sequences here:
- the LOC130679924 gene encoding ral-GDS-related protein-like, with product MKKQGMVPFLGVFLDDLLADQLPEHDEDVTNILYQIMMHKRVARLYDLEPNERFQSFLQTVELLDEEQSYTLSCQLEPPGQGPGNKGVLQLYRSHV